One Methylophilus sp. TWE2 DNA segment encodes these proteins:
- a CDS encoding putative urea ABC transporter substrate-binding protein, whose protein sequence is MLVRRFTIALTLLCFSLLNTTAFAADSKKQFNICWTIYAGWMPWDYAQAKGIVAKWAKKYGITIKVTQLNDYAESINQYTAGQFDGCSMANLDALVVPAAGGVDSTALIVGDYSNGNDGIVIKGANKQIKDLKGQSVHLVQYSVSHYLLARALEQAGLTQKDLKLVNVSDADVVAAFSTPSVKAMATWNPQLSELAALPNTSKAFTSSQIPGEIIDLMVVNTDTLRKNPSLGKALTGAWFEVMALMKAKDKEALQYMAKHSGTTLDSYMQQISTTALFYEPAASLAFVRDAKLPTVMQKVSSFSFDNGLLGPAAKSATAIGIEYPNGVVTGNSKNIKLRFTDTYLQMAIDGKL, encoded by the coding sequence ATGCTAGTTCGACGCTTTACAATCGCACTGACGCTGCTTTGCTTTTCACTTTTGAATACCACAGCATTCGCTGCTGACTCAAAAAAACAATTCAATATTTGCTGGACCATTTATGCTGGATGGATGCCATGGGATTATGCGCAAGCAAAAGGCATCGTCGCCAAATGGGCAAAGAAATACGGCATCACGATTAAAGTCACTCAGTTGAACGATTATGCTGAGTCAATTAATCAATACACCGCTGGTCAATTTGATGGTTGCAGTATGGCCAATCTGGATGCATTGGTTGTGCCAGCGGCTGGTGGCGTTGACTCCACCGCATTAATTGTCGGCGACTATTCAAATGGTAACGACGGCATTGTCATTAAGGGTGCGAATAAACAGATCAAGGACCTCAAGGGGCAAAGCGTACACTTGGTTCAATATTCTGTATCGCATTACTTACTGGCGAGAGCCCTGGAACAGGCCGGACTCACACAAAAGGACTTGAAGTTAGTCAATGTCTCAGATGCAGATGTTGTCGCAGCCTTTAGCACACCCTCTGTGAAAGCAATGGCCACTTGGAACCCTCAACTCTCTGAGTTAGCCGCGCTGCCAAATACCTCAAAGGCATTCACCTCCAGCCAGATTCCTGGCGAAATCATCGACTTGATGGTCGTCAATACAGACACTTTACGAAAAAACCCCTCGCTAGGGAAAGCGTTGACGGGGGCATGGTTTGAAGTGATGGCACTCATGAAAGCAAAAGATAAAGAGGCGTTGCAATACATGGCAAAGCACTCTGGCACAACCCTGGATTCATACATGCAGCAAATTTCCACCACAGCCCTGTTTTATGAACCTGCTGCCTCACTGGCCTTTGTCAGGGACGCCAAACTGCCAACGGTGATGCAAAAGGTCTCTAGTTTTTCTTTCGATAATGGATTGCTAGGGCCTGCAGCAAAATCTGCAACCGCCATTGGCATTGAATATCCCAACGGCGTCGTCACCGGTAATAGCAAAAATATCAAACTCAGATTCACTGACACGTATTTGCAAATGGCGATTGATGGCAAGCTCTAA
- a CDS encoding cupin domain-containing protein: MHGYIQNLQQASVMNTDFRRVLYTGKYSQLLLVSLKPGEETGFIVHMQDQFLGVDKGMGHIIINGVTTEVETGYAIIVPAGVNHNLINTGKFDLKVHSVYSPPNHLDGTVCHLRVYADVTERLFDGVTTE; the protein is encoded by the coding sequence ATGCATGGATATATCCAAAACCTTCAGCAAGCCAGTGTTATGAATACTGACTTCAGACGAGTCTTATACACGGGAAAGTATAGTCAATTACTACTGGTCTCACTAAAACCTGGTGAAGAAACTGGCTTTATAGTGCATATGCAGGATCAGTTCTTAGGGGTGGATAAAGGCATGGGACATATCATCATCAATGGCGTCACGACTGAGGTTGAGACGGGATACGCCATTATTGTCCCCGCCGGAGTCAATCACAACCTTATTAATACGGGAAAGTTTGATTTAAAAGTACATTCAGTATATTCACCACCTAACCACTTAGATGGAACAGTCTGTCATCTGCGAGTGTATGCTGATGTCACGGAACGGTTGTTTGATGGTGTGACAACAGAATAA
- a CDS encoding BON domain-containing protein, whose product MSLPTMMLDRAFKQRLNFRMQMTAMFCIALSACSDPGATSAPIAETHRQSDGTEHNQREHPVQLEIWGEQSALSDAYITKKINKAFKNEKLLMDTTIRVETRSGIVTLTGYANSLAVSEKASDICRHTAGVKKVENLLIIST is encoded by the coding sequence ATGAGCTTGCCAACGATGATGCTTGATCGTGCCTTTAAGCAGAGGCTTAATTTTAGAATGCAGATGACTGCAATGTTCTGTATCGCACTATCTGCTTGCAGCGACCCTGGCGCGACCTCTGCACCGATTGCTGAAACTCACCGGCAATCAGACGGTACAGAGCATAATCAGAGGGAACATCCTGTTCAGCTGGAAATCTGGGGGGAACAGAGCGCATTATCTGATGCATATATTACAAAAAAAATAAACAAAGCCTTTAAGAACGAAAAGCTACTAATGGATACGACCATACGCGTAGAAACCAGGTCAGGCATAGTCACCTTAACAGGCTATGCTAATTCACTTGCTGTGAGCGAAAAAGCCTCGGATATTTGCAGACATACTGCAGGGGTCAAAAAAGTGGAAAACCTCTTGATCATCTCTACATGA
- a CDS encoding PEP-CTERM sorting domain-containing protein — translation MHANMKHFLVGFAFTSGLGQAYATPLLVNLPTANVDIVASGFGGTLLDSATTLISNASYNGTARAAVYSTATGLDFYYQFTNNASSQNGINRMTAFDFSSLGNGVVNVYQTATGFDMFSNGTENSQYADRTMAGVIGFNFSPVSIADIPPGTTSFIQIIRTSATNYQPGNFGILDGIGSNAAGFSPTTTVPEASTYGMMLLGLGLLGLISGKRMKD, via the coding sequence ATGCACGCTAATATGAAGCACTTTCTGGTTGGATTCGCCTTCACAAGTGGTTTGGGACAGGCCTACGCGACCCCACTCTTAGTCAACTTACCCACAGCAAATGTAGACATTGTTGCTTCTGGATTTGGGGGAACTTTGCTGGATAGTGCCACCACGTTGATCAGTAACGCCAGTTACAATGGCACTGCCCGTGCTGCAGTTTACAGTACTGCTACTGGCCTCGATTTTTATTATCAATTTACAAACAATGCCAGTTCGCAAAACGGCATCAACCGCATGACGGCTTTCGACTTCAGCAGCCTGGGTAATGGAGTCGTAAATGTTTATCAAACAGCCACCGGGTTTGATATGTTTAGTAATGGGACGGAAAACTCACAGTATGCTGATCGCACGATGGCAGGCGTGATAGGTTTTAACTTCTCCCCCGTTAGTATTGCTGATATTCCCCCGGGAACGACTAGCTTTATTCAGATAATTCGTACCAGCGCTACCAATTATCAGCCAGGTAACTTCGGCATTCTTGATGGGATTGGTTCTAATGCAGCGGGCTTTAGTCCAACAACGACAGTCCCTGAGGCTTCCACATACGGAATGATGTTGCTAGGTTTGGGGTTGCTAGGGTTGATTAGTGGTAAACGGATGAAAGATTAA
- a CDS encoding BON domain-containing protein — MVKADLQVQEDVMKELHWEPSKNAAHIGVEVHEGIVTLSGHVDTFAQKWRAENAAKRVHGVKALAIDIHVQLLAGSERSDADIARSANNVLRWSNDLRDNSVQVMVENGWITLTGFVEWAYQKKNLGYAISNLLGVTGLSNQLKIEPKVTLKNVRDDIEQVLKRRALAELKHVSIKVNGTEVLLSGHVSSWEEREAIHHSAWNTPGVQNVINEIKVA; from the coding sequence ATGGTGAAAGCAGACTTGCAAGTCCAAGAAGATGTGATGAAAGAATTGCACTGGGAGCCTTCAAAGAATGCTGCGCATATAGGGGTTGAAGTCCACGAGGGCATCGTCACCCTGTCAGGGCATGTAGACACTTTTGCCCAGAAATGGCGTGCTGAAAACGCCGCAAAACGTGTGCATGGCGTGAAAGCCCTGGCGATAGACATACATGTTCAATTGCTAGCTGGATCCGAGCGTTCAGATGCCGATATCGCCAGATCGGCAAATAATGTGTTGCGCTGGTCTAACGATTTGCGTGATAACTCTGTACAAGTCATGGTCGAGAATGGCTGGATCACTTTGACGGGTTTTGTTGAATGGGCATACCAAAAAAAGAATCTTGGATATGCAATTTCTAACTTGTTGGGTGTGACTGGGCTTAGTAATCAATTGAAAATAGAGCCCAAGGTTACCTTGAAAAACGTGAGGGATGACATTGAGCAAGTTTTAAAACGGAGAGCATTGGCTGAATTAAAGCATGTTTCCATTAAGGTCAACGGTACAGAGGTGCTGCTCTCAGGTCATGTGAGCAGTTGGGAAGAGCGTGAAGCCATTCACCACTCTGCCTGGAACACACCTGGTGTCCAAAATGTAATCAATGAGATTAAAGTCGCCTAG
- a CDS encoding sterol desaturase family protein yields MTTSLILFPVRMSALSIVVYIILGGFSWTLMEYVLHRWVLHQWPPFCEWHHEHHRQPKALICTATLVSLGAIALTVYLPLYWAASAEVATCFTLGLLMGYLAYAVTHHAIHHWPNSRVAWLNNRRVIHCLHHACPHHSFGVTSTVWDRVLGTRLTPLTPPAVKGLENSARV; encoded by the coding sequence ATGACGACTTCCCTGATTCTATTCCCGGTCAGGATGTCAGCGCTCTCTATTGTCGTTTACATAATACTTGGCGGTTTCAGCTGGACGCTGATGGAATATGTATTGCATCGTTGGGTGCTACATCAATGGCCTCCCTTTTGCGAATGGCATCACGAGCATCACCGGCAACCAAAGGCATTGATTTGTACAGCCACGCTAGTGAGCTTAGGCGCGATTGCATTGACCGTCTACTTGCCGCTGTATTGGGCAGCCTCCGCTGAAGTGGCAACGTGCTTTACACTAGGGTTATTAATGGGCTATCTCGCTTATGCCGTCACACATCATGCGATCCACCACTGGCCCAACTCAAGGGTCGCATGGCTCAACAACAGGCGGGTGATTCATTGTTTGCATCATGCATGCCCCCATCACTCTTTTGGGGTGACGTCTACCGTTTGGGATAGGGTGTTGGGCACTCGCCTCACACCCCTCACACCCCCTGCCGTCAAGGGACTTGAAAATTCGGCGCGTGTCTAA